In Tetrapisispora phaffii CBS 4417 chromosome 6, complete genome, a single genomic region encodes these proteins:
- the SWT21 gene encoding Swt21p (similar to Saccharomyces cerevisiae YNL187W; ancestral locus Anc_2.66) yields the protein MDQFHNILLQCSTKTIFEGSNLVTTWNKEKEIWRNTTRSSNYKYPELSDPKLDTEKASKLRKPNICQDLYWAADGTSIVAVNSDYGIRQYLIPENSSDQHFNQQMVPFTRFFRFSSTVSSAVNPKYSLFNNTDTNIILLSSKDLPLQAYSLNDELDSTSTKPLLSYNVTNDKNEKYETAYSIKFISQKQFLTGSIKNKISLYDASYKEPIWTSRLTNRIIGKSSHKSIVSCFSEYPFLDNTRSVFHFGTYKNEIGLIDTRSEQINIKYRSKEGNGVYQILMSENEHYLYSIKRNSNSIDILDTRMNCSIINELRLPFTTDNQKMKGNICSQNGMLLGSLNGNLIQWGKDMIEFGGIMSRNIDELPGPEFTQHLTDYNDLRINLVVSNPIETDQLAISYSPDKFKGNGENSANTQKHFSSGISLYNCS from the coding sequence ATGGATCAATTTCATAACATTTTATTACAATGCTCTACCAAGACGATATTTGAGGGAAGTAATTTGGTAACAACATggaataaagaaaaagaaatttgGAGAAATACAACTCGatcttcaaattataaGTACCCTGAATTATCAGATCCTAAGCTTGATACAGAAAAGGCCTCAAAATTAAGGAAGCCAAATATATGTCAAGACCTATATTGGGCTGCCGATGGCACATCTATTGTGGCTGTTAATAGCGATTATGGAATTCGACAATATCTTATTCCTGAGAACTCTAGTGATCAACATTTTAACCAACAGATGGTTCCATTTACTAGATTTTTTAGATTTTCATCAACTGTAAGCAGCGCTGTAAATCCAAAATactcattatttaataataccGACactaatattatattacttTCAAGCAAAGATTTACCACTTCAAGCttattcattaaatgatGAACTTGACAGCACTTCTACTAAACCATTACTTAGTTATAATGTCACCAATGATAAAAACGAGAAATATGAAACAGCATATAgcattaaatttatttcgCAAAAACAATTTCTAACAGgttcaataaaaaataaaatttcgTTATATGATGCATCCTATAAAGAGCCAATTTGGACATCAAGACTAACAAACAGAATAATAGGGAAATCAAGTCATAAATCTATAGTTTCATGCTTCTCAGAATATCCATTTCTAGATAATACTCGTTCAGTATTTCATTTTGGAACttacaaaaatgaaattggCTTAATTGATACTCGTAGTGAACAAATAAACATAAAATATAGATCGAAAGAAGGTAATGGTGtctatcaaatattaatgtcAGAAAATGAACACTATCTCTATAGTATTAAACGGAATTCAAACagtattgatattttagaCACCAGAATGAACTGTTCAATCATCAACGAACTTCGACTACCTTTTACAACCgataatcaaaaaatgaaggGTAATATATGTAGTCAAAATGGTATGCTTCTTGGAAGTTTAAATGGTAATCTCATCCAATGGGGAAAAGATATGATAGAATTTGGAGGAATTATGTCTCGGAATATTGATGAACTTCCTGGACCTGAGTTTACACAACATTTAACTGACTACAATGATTTAAGAATTAATTTGGTTGTGTCAAATCCTATAGAAACGGATCAATTGGCGATATCATATTCTCCAGATAAGTTTAAAGGTAATGGTGAAAATTCTGCAAACACTCAAAAACATTTCAGTTCTGgtatatcattatataattgctcataa
- the SRP1 gene encoding karyopherin alpha (similar to Saccharomyces cerevisiae SRP1 (YNL189W); ancestral locus Anc_2.63) — translation MNEEDSTNKFVPEYRRTNFKNKGRFSADELRRRRDTQQVELRKAKRDEALAKRRNFNAAGASHADASDSEDEDDVSAADKQFYDQLQVELPQMIKQIQSNDMQEQLNATVKFRQILSRENNPPIELVIQSGVVPTLINFMNENQPEMLQLEAAWALTNIASGSSSQTQVVVEAGAVPLFIQLLYTGTVEVQEQAIWALGNVAGDSTQYRDHVLQSGAMDPILGLFNTNKTSLIRTATWTLSNLCRGKKPQPDWTIVSKALPTLAKLIYSLDTETLIDACWAISYLSDGPSEAIQAVIDARIPKRLVELLTHQSTLVQTPALRAVGNIVTGTDLQTQVVINSGVLVALRHLLSSPKESIRKEACWTISNITAGNTDQIQSVIDADILPSLIRLLETADYKTKKEACWAISNASSGGLHRPEIIRYLVAQGCIKPLCDLLEIADNKIVEVTLDALENILKMGEADKEARGLTINENADYIEKAGGMEKIFNCQQNENDKIYEKAYTIIETYFGEEDDAIDENMAPQTSENTFGFGSNVNQTFNFN, via the coding sequence ATGAACGAAGAAGATTCCACTAATAAGTTCGTGCCAGAGTACAGGCGTACGAATTTCAAGAATAAAGGTAGATTCTCTGCCGATGAATTGCGTCGTAGAAGAGACACACAGCAGGTCGAGTTGAGAAAGGCCAAGAGAGATGAGGCTTTGGCGAAGAGAAGAAACTTTAACGCTGCAGGCGCTTCTCATGCCGATGCCTCTGATTCAGAAGATGAGGATGACGTTTCAGCTGCCGATAAACAGTTTTACGATCAATTGCAAGTCGAATTACCACAAATGATTAAACAAATTCAGTCAAACGACATGCAAGAACAATTAAATGCAACAGTCAAATTTAGacaaatattatcaagAGAAAATAATCCCCCAATCGAATTGGTTATTCAATCTGGTGTCGTGCCAACTCTGATAAACTTCATGAATGAAAATCAACCGGAAATGTTGCAATTGGAAGCAGCTTGGGCTTTAACCAATATTGCATCCGGTTCATCATCACAAACCCAAGTAGTAGTCGAGGCTGGTGCAGTTCCATTGTTCATTCAGCTGTTGTACACAGGTACCGTTGAAGTCCAAGAACAAGCTATTTGGGCTTTGGGTAACGTCGCAGGTGATTCCACACAATACAGAGACCATGTCCTACAAAGCGGGGCTATGGATCCAATTTTAGGGTTATTCAACACAAACAAAACGTCTTTAATTAGAACAGCTACCTGGACTTTATCCAATTTATGTAGAGGTAAGAAACCGCAACCAGATTGGACTATTGTCTCAAAGGCTTTGCCAACTTTAGCAAAGCTAATATACTCTTTGGATACCGAGACTTTGATCGATGCTTGCTGGGCTATCTCGTACTTATCTGATGGTCCTTCCGAAGCTATCCAAGCTGTTATTGACGCAAGAATCCCAAAAAGATTGGTTGAATTGTTGACCCATCAATCAACTCTTGTTCAAACACCTGCTTTAAGAGCGGTAGGAAACATTGTTACTGGTACTGATTTACAAACTCAAGTTGTCATCAATTCTGGTGTCCTCGTAGCTTTAAGACACTTATTATCTTCTCCAAAGGAATCCATTAGAAAAGAAGCCTGTTGGACTATTTCAAATATCACAGCTGGTAACACTGATCAAATTCAATCCGTAATAGACGCTGATATTTTACCATCCTTAATCAGGTTATTGGAAACGGCAGattataaaactaaaaagGAAGCATGTTGGGCAATCTCCAATGCCTCCTCTGGTGGTTTACATAGACCGGAAATAATTAGATATTTAGTTGCTCAAGGTTGTATAAAGCCATTGTGTGATCTATTAGAAATTGCTGACAACAAAATCGTTGAAGTCACTTTAGatgcattagaaaatattttgaagatggGTGAAGCCGATAAAGAAGCTCGTGGGCTTacaattaatgaaaatgctGATTACATAGAAAAAGCTGGTGGCATGGAAAAAATCTTCAACTGTCAACAAAACGagaatgataaaatttatGAAAAGGCATACACTATTATTGAAACTTACTTTGGTGAAGAAGACGACGCTATTGATGAAAACATGGCTCCACAAACATCCGAGAATACTTTCGGCTTTGGTTCCAATGTTAACCaaacatttaattttaattaa
- the TPHA0F02390 gene encoding uncharacterized protein (similar to Saccharomyces cerevisiae YDL218W; ancestral locus Anc_2.61), which produces MVSSFVTRTLPLTGLRLCEFAASVIVMSLLSFAIHEFGFHGSKKLTTGWLLVLSRFFILLAVIIGSLVTPGLVMAGLLLIGEFIMAGLWISAFIVIADSVGKNGCSNKQSSTYNPNYGSMGDYGMSGGTYNEFTGQYGNQSSGRACNSIKTSVAFAGLAAVLFIISLILVIVNIVVPVGRNYGGAGLFKTGSSMNSKVHRSSALTLSEPIEKTYAYETGAGVPQAGTEQRVAEDGVATNQVGNNVPVTTADQHTFSTGASSNDAFIQEKNTGIDAANAAHRAASGGTTVNQPNV; this is translated from the coding sequence ATGGTATCGAGCTTTGTAACGAGAACTCTTCCCTTGACTGGGTTGAGACTCTGCGAATTTGCTGCATCTGTTATTGTAATGTCACTTTTATCATTCGCAATTCATGAGTTTGGATTCCATGGAAGTAAAAAATTAACTACGGGTTGGCTGTTGGTGTTATCTCggttttttattttgctTGCCGTTATCATAGGCTCATTGGTGACTCCTGGTTTAGTTATGGCAGGGCTACTATTGATTGGAGAATTCATAATGGCAGGCTTATGGATTTCTGCTTTCATAGTAATTGCCGATTCAGTTGGTAAGAATGGCTGTAGCAATAAACAATCGTCTACGTACAATCCTAATTATGGATCTATGGGTGATTATGGAATGTCAGGTGGCACTTACAATGAATTTACAGGTCAATACGGTAATCAAAGTAGCGGCCGTGCCTGTAACTCTATTAAGACATCCGTCGCCTTTGCTGGTTTGGCCGCtgttttgtttattattagcTTAATTCTAGTAATCGTCAATATTGTTGTTCCTGTTGGTAGAAACTACGGAGGAGCAGGATTATTTAAAACTGGTTCTTCTATGAATTCAAAGGTCCATCGTTCTAGTGCTCTGACCTTATCGGAACCAATTGAGAAAACGTACGCTTATGAGACAGGTGCTGGCGTCCCACAGGCAGGTACGGAACAAAGAGTAGCCGAAGACGGTGTTGCAACTAATCAAGTTGGCAACAATGTACCTGTGACAACTGCTGATCAACACACATTCTCAACCGGCGCTTCATCCAATGATGCTTTTATTCAAGAGAAGAACACTGGCATAGACGCTGCCAATGCAGCCCATAGGGCAGCATCAGGTGGAACTACTGTGAACCAACCAAATGTATAG
- the DUG3 gene encoding glutamine amidotransferase subunit DUG3 (similar to Saccharomyces cerevisiae DUG3 (YNL191W); ancestral locus Anc_2.60) has protein sequence MCRFLIFKGKEPIRLSHLLTRPAHSIINQSYDSRLRLDRRRPMNGDGFGVAYYPLDVELDKDGPCIFKAITPAWNNQNLSTLAEKTKSDLIFAHVRASTYGVLSETNCHPFTYHNLCFMHNGGISNFQKIKRKLLNHIDDDYLNFLQGSTDSECAFALFLDTLEKLGANPKDKEGQFGHTILRQALLKTIEYIKDWTKIMNTDEIKVEPSLLNFAVTDGSTVVVSRYITSKVDEAASLHFSCGSSFVEVSPGEYRMERLDRNQDVIMVASEPLTFERGDWTAVPTNSTLTIKKQTILLHPIIDEYYQEDPQYIRNATLAESKGLMGSIPLSKSVEKNVPPLEREGRSRPLSTNIRLA, from the coding sequence GTAGATTTTTGATCTTTAAAGGGAAGGAACCAATACGGCTATCCCATCTACTTACGAGGCCAGCTCATTCAATTATAAATCAGTCATACGACAGTCGATTACGTTTAGATAGAAGGCGTCCCATGAATGGGGACGGTTTTGGTGTTGCATATTATCCATTAGATGTAGAATTAGACAAAGATGGACCATGCATTTTTAAAGCTATTACTCCAGCTTGgaataatcaaaatttgtCCACATTAGcagaaaaaacaaaatcagACTTAATATTTGCTCATGTCCGTGCTTCTACATATGGTGTTTTATCAGAGACAAATTGTCATCCATTCACTTATCACAATTTATGTTTTATGCATAATGGTGGAATATCTaatttccaaaaaattaaaaggaaattattaaatcatattgatgatgattatttaaattttctacAAGGTAGTACCGACTCAGAATGTGCTTTTGCACTGTTTCTAGATAcattagaaaaattagGAGCCAATCCAAAAGATAAAGAAGGTCAATTTGGTCATACTATATTAAGACAAGCATTGTTGAAGACtatagaatatataaaagattggacaaaaattatgaatACGGATGAAATAAAGGTTGAACcatctttattaaattttgcCGTTACGGATGGCTCAACTGTCGTTGTTTCACGATATATTACATCAAAAGTTGATGAAGCAGCTTCCTTACATTTCAGTTGTGGATCAAGTTTCGTAGAGGTTTCCCCTGGAGAATACAGGATGGAAAGGTTAGATAGAAATCAAGATGTTATTATGGTTGCCTCTGAGCCATTAACTTTTGAGAGAGGCGATTGGACTGCAGTGCCTACAAATAGTACATTgacaattaaaaaacaaacaattTTACTGCACCCAATCATTGATGAGTATTATCAAGAGGATCCTCAATATATCAGAAACGCTACTCTTGCAGAAAGTAAAGGTCTTATGGGATCAATTCCACTCTCAAAAAGTGTCGAGAAGAATGTCCCTCCATTGGAAAGAGAAGGCCGTTCAAGACCATTATCGACAAATATTCGCCTAGcatga